Within Cydia pomonella isolate Wapato2018A chromosome 26, ilCydPomo1, whole genome shotgun sequence, the genomic segment ctatggtagacaatgggcggtcttatcgctaaagagcgatctcttccagacaaccttagggtagtggAGGCAAggtaaaaaaacaagtaatgtgAGTAGGTGATGCAGCGAGTGATAGAAGTTGAGAAATAATAATACCAAATTATACACATATTGCTATTTATGAGCAAAtagtataaaagaaaacataatagaattggctacttgacagttttttgtaaataatgtctaaCGATCTTGAtgttcctgaggatcaaatgtctctatgggactcatggcatttaagcaacacaaagatcagaaaaagtctgacgctcgcactcgacgattcaaatgcctctaacaaaatgataacatgatgtgacgtcacattatatataagtctgtcctaaatgtatggaagatcaaggaaattgccattttgaccctgaaatattgcgtttatgtgtatagttgtcatacaatttatttttcataatgattggaatcggatggtaccattttttttttctatttttgaaggacaaaaaaaagtttttttttgagactttggagccttgtatttttttataatggatggctcattttctatccatttagctaaattttgttataatattcaacatgtgtcaagtatccaattaaaaatattttaatataaagagcataaaataattataaacgtaAAAAATAGGTTGCGAGTTTAGCCCAACAGGCTCTTGAGCGCGGTCGCAGGGGCCCATGACAGCCCGATATTTGGCCACTGGGCGAAATCTCACGCGCAACATGCCAACTACGACaagtaattagtttaatataatgtaattaataattttaatttaatttattcgataattttaatgtaatttaattgataattttgatttaatgtaatgaataatgttaatttaatttatccgtatttttaatttaatttaattcatattttaattttattttttgtaatttatatggaaatatattgattgtttgttgttttgtgtttttgtattatggatcttgtctgaaataaatgctttttattttattttatttattttttattttacttaggcTTTAATAGTTACCTCTAGATTGGGGCAGTATTTTAAACAGGCTGCAAGGTCGCTGTCTGTAAGCTCAGTGTTCCAAGCCACCCCAAGTTCCGTTAGATTTGGCCCCGCTGAACGACACAGTGTTATAACACTGCTCGCTGTGACAcctgtcaaaaatataatagaaaactGATGTGTATACTGTATAGTCTAAGAATACGAATATCTAtcctataattttaataactattCGTAAGTAAGGATGcattaatattgtaaaaaagccgcagaatattaatttaacatGATATTAACCCCTTATAAGGCAAAATTATATcagaaattatacaaattgaaccCTATCTCTTAGAAACCATGTTCAAAATCATGTGGGAATTATATTCCCTCTGTTTTATAAAGGGTTAATTTTTGAGgcaaaatgatattagaattaatacaaaattgaaccctatctcGTGGATACAAATTTCAAAatcatgtgggaaatatattccctctggcTTAAACTTACCCGCACAATTCCCAACATCCAAAGTCTTCAACTCCTTACACCCAACAGCGACGTCTTCCAGCCAACCTTCGTGcgaattattaatatatctcCCATAGAAATGCTTTAGCTTACTCAAGTTACTGAGAGCGTCAGAGAATTCACTTCCTACGTTGATTTTTTTGTcgaaagatactaattttaagTATTCTAAGTTTGGTGTGTTGCGTAGAAGAAAATGGACATTTCTGTATACCTGAAAGATGAATATTTAAGTTGTATTCAAAATATCCGTCGAAAGGTGGcgctgtaaattaaaaaaaaaaatgctccgATGTGGAAGCTGGCGTGAGTATTGAAAAGTTGTTTGCAAGTATTTGTTTCTAGGAAATTGCCTAGGAAGgtgaggtgtagggttagagccggcatagctttatttgacgttcagaAGCGCATTGTATTGTTGAATGATAGCGGATAGGGTCGACTGTCCCTACTTGTCGCACTGTGAGGGATTGCATTCCCCCAtcagtgttgttttattttaaattagtgtttgttgtacctactaaccccttagtttgtaagttctactaatgaaaatatgtgtccatgtgttacatgtaataaaaatattcattcattcattcattcattcaatacgcctacttgaaaaatatctttatcgctcggccgaatattcggttagGTAAGATCTAAACCGAACATTCGGCAATTTTCAAATTCCGCGTATCTCTTGTAAAAACCCTTCCAAAGTTCCTTTTTCCCACAAAAcaatacagtcgccatcagatatatcggagcagccaaggtgccaccaaatatctgaacacgtctctGTTGTCAAGGTTTAgttatttttgagcacctcggccgctccgatatatctgatggcgactgtacaatacaCACCTCAACGCTATTAAGAGTCAACTCCAGCTTAGTCAATTCCTCCAAATCCACCGCCGTTCTGAAGAAATCCGTCATCAACAAATAGCAAGCGGATATCGTCAGGGTCTTCAGTTTGGTGTTCTTCGGCTCAGATAGGAACATGCCAGATACGTAGCTTGCGTTGTTTATCACTAGCTCCTCGATGGGGACAACGCATAGGAGCTGGCATATGTATTCGTCTGGTATCTGTAAAAGTATTACgatcaatttaatttttgatataagATTTTATtgggggtcatccattaatttcATCACACGTATCATATACCCgggtgggagggggtcaagaataTGTGACaagttgtgacaagggggagggggagtcacaaacttagTGACGTCACTTTAATTTCATCAGCCACcgaaattttattatatatttttaattcactGTACagttatagtctgtatctttaggtatttgaaaaaaggtaaacaaacaatttgtacattttcgggtagttttaatatttattggttaaccaaccaaatacaaaaccgcctggatctgtcactgaacgacctgactttaaacctacattatttgatcatgtaatgttttcatctacccgcagctgccttaaggagccatttgagggtagattttgtttacctttttttaaatacctaaagatacagaccaaatttttggaacgataataatttttatgcttttaattttctttcctaatcagTTTTGGGTTATAAAATTAccaatatttcttttattaaaaatattttgataatattaataatacctaattcgatatgccgatttcgttgaaaacagAATTGCcaataatgtgacgtcacactagGGGGAGGGGTTttccaaatgtgaccaagtatGACAAGGAGGGGAAGGGTTAAagaaacctagaaattcgtgtgacgtaattaatggatgaccccttgaGACTGGTTTATTTCAAAAGTCAAACAATTTACCTACTCTTAATACTCACGTttaaactcacgtgtttttgtcactcgcgcgacatgatTGGGAGAGCCTTTTCTCAAGCTCTAACAGTGCCTGCCCGAACCGGTTCTCTAGCGCCCGCGCAGCGTGCGACGCGGTGCCCagcagtacgcgaagcacggccgtcgtaaacgctgctcgcactgttagtgcttgagaaaggagacctaggctctccgaaacatgtcgcgcgagtgacaaaaaatacgtgagtttaagtaaaccgtaaaattagtttaatgttagtatgtctcacgacagtttacaGTCAAAAAGTTAATCTTatcgtaatatttatattaaatatgatgttttctgcagtattgcagcgcgatatCCGAACGGTACATTTACATGCAAGAGCTTAGTTATAGATCTATAGGTAAAAACTAAATACATATCGGGTCTGAAGATGGGTTGTAGTTATAAACGCGCAACAAACCTCAATCAattaatttttcgtgttatggctccatcaaggtgttgatgattctgccaatgtcgaggttggataagacacggctagtatatgaatcttatcatattacgatcatagacagtgttcggtggaacGCAACTAGATTAGCTAATAATCGTTTTAAtctatcaaaaataaaacatgaatgAACTAATTGAGGTTTGTTTGGTTTATGAAGGGGGTAAGAAACGAGTTATggtttgtataattattaattaccgTGCATGTATGCAAAGATATACGTTTCAGGCGTTTGCAGCATTTGAGCTGGTCCAAGGGAAGGTAATATTCTATGCTGCAGAGCTGCAAAAACACTTCTATTGTAATTACAACTTAAAATGGAGTATAGTAGACGTATACCGCAAATCTCGTcgtttttaaacactggcaacattttaccataaacaagaatcatagagctgcttaagtttgacgtttcattaatttatgtttgttttaaaataaattgcgCCACGCACCACACTGCCGTGACTGAAGataaagtacatatttttaattcgttAATTATGTcggtaattttcattttaaaatttcctCTTAAATGTCTCATGATTGGTGCCTTTTGGTGCACTatacctaagtatttatatatttgtaagtaGACACCTTAGTAATCGgcattgtaaattaaattgcatGTAAGTGCttgctatactctgtatctttttggtatttaaataaaagtaaacaaaacctaccctcaaatggctccttaatccagttgagggtagatgaaaacattacatgatcaaataatgtagtttaaagtcaggtcattcagtgacagatccaggcggttttgtatttggttggttaaccaagaaatgttataactatccgaaaattaaaaattatttgtttactttttttaaatataagtatataaataatattcattttaagAACTTACCAAAAGAATCTCAAGGTTAGGACAATGCCATGTTATAATAGCAATATCAAAGTCAACAATCCTGTCTGTGCCAATAAAAACTATGTTCCCCCCAAGCTTGGTCAGCATGGCTTCGAACCAGCTCTTGCCTGGCTGGTCTTCGCGGTCCAGGGTCAAGTGCCTGCTGTTTGGGTGCCGGTCCCAGCTTAATATGTTGATGATGCAGGGTCTTAGATATTCTACGGAGAGATTTACACCTGGAATCCAAATTCGAAGATTAACTCTtgcatttcattatttatttaacctttattgcaccttacagtacaaaaggcgcACGGTCTAACGGTCatccttaaggctaagcagagagattgtggggtGTGGAGAgtaattattcataaaactcTTTCTAATAAACCAAACACAAATATCGAAATGACAGATTTTAATACGCCATCTAGTGACAAAATCTTAAGACTACAATTACCTTCGTATATTCTATCATACGGTCCCTCCAACTCCGACTGACGCGCTCAGATCTGATCATTTCTTCTACTGGTACATAACAACATTATGTACTCAAAAActacatatacttacatttgTTAACATGGAAACTAAGAGCCGGACAACAAATCCAGCCTTATTAATCTTTACCCAAAACACGACAAATCTAAAACCCTGTCCAATAGGTATATCACAGAAAAACTACGATAGCGCAATGCAGTGAACGTTAAAGCGCCACCTAGTgggtaattttataaattgtcaAGCACCTTGCATATATTCTATCATGcggtcccgccatctccgactgACGCGCTCGGATCTGATTATTTCTTCAACCGGCACATAGCCAAGGATTTCGCGCCAGCAATCGGCGTTGAGCATGTCTAGGATTGTGTATTGGTAGTCTGAAACCTGAAAAAATAGATTGTGGGCATCCACTCGCTAGCGTGGGTGCACAGAGCGGGCGCACGCACGAAGTTGccatgtaatgtaatattaatagCAGAACCgctaaataataattgtttattgcTGAAGAGAATtctattaatttacttacatcaTGATTTGCTGCCATTTTCTTCTgctttttttcactttattgTTATCTGTATGTAAGTGTTCTTCAGTTTTTACTAACTTCTCTATGTGACCATGCTTTCTGTTTATTGGTTTCTTGGGAAAACTGTAATGTATTAAAAGTTAGGTCTATAgaaaaattagaagaaaaaaaagtttaaaataacaccgcTCATTATTATAGCCATATCTTCTACCTAGCATTTTGGCTAgtggtaattatttattttaagattattataatgtaatttttacttaggtatagttcatgtgtcattcacgatgacgcgccgatttgtcaaatctaacctgtaATAACATGACATTGCGAGTCAAGGCACATgtcttcgtaaatgacacaatctatattGGCTGTTGCTTTTATAAATGTTGCAGTGTATTTTTCATGTAACTATATGATGTCAttgtaaatgttgtaaatacTTGTTAAAGAGCCCTTTaggcctacttgcagatttttttttgactttcggTATCCGTGGtacttcattaaaaatgttcCAAGATTACCTATCTAACCGCACCCAATCCGTTAAGCTTAATAATTTCATAAGTGCCGAAGAAACTATAGACTACGGAGTGCCTCAAGGCAGCATTTTGGGGCCCACGCTGTTCCAGATTTATGTAAATCAACTGTGTCAACTGTCCCTGGAAAACTGTAGAATCATTGCCTATGCCGATGATACGGCCTTACTATTCCATGGCTCCGATTGGGCTGAGGCGAAAATGCATGCAGAAAATGGCCTAAAAATTGTAATGCAATGGCTAAAGGCTAATCTGCTGACTCTTAACTTAGACAAAACAAAATTCATTCCATTCGCAATTACTAGTCCGTCACTGCCCGTACCATCGTTTACCATAAAATGTCACATTTGTCAGTCACCCTCTCCTAACTGTCTTTGCTCTTCCCTTACCCAAGTTCCAACCATAAAATACCTTGGTGTCACTCTTGACCAAAAATTAGATTGGCATACCCACATAGACTCCCTGATTTCCCGTGTCAGGAAACTGATGTACGTTTTTAAAAAACTTCGCTGCTCGGCTAGTCATAGTATTATAATGATGGCGTATAAGTCCCTCTGTCAGTCTCTTATCACCTACTGTATCCCATTATGGGGAGCCGCCGGTAAAACAGCAATGCTCAAGCTGGAGCGCGCTCAAAGAGCAGTGCTAAAGGTCGCAACATCAAAACCTTATAGATACCCAACAGCCAAACTATATGCCGAATGTAATGTTCTGTCTGTTAGACAATTGTACATTCTCCGTGCCATCCTACGCAGACATCGATGTCTTCCTCTATCTACGACAGGTCTTAAAAAACGTCTTAAACAAACTGTCTGTCCAGTAGAACTCCAGCGAACAGTCTTTGCAAGTCGCCAATTTCTAGCAATGAGTGCaagaatttacaataaaattaacaaacgGCTAGATATCTATAAATTAAACCGCTACGACTGCAAATCTAAGTTACTAACCTGGCTCCAAACACAAACTTACCAGGAAACTGAAAGCCTTTTATGCTGCCAAAAATAAATCTACCCTGACAAACCCTttacacataatatataaataacttctcaatataaattgtattaaagtaaaccaaagtagatataaattttgtcacattatattaaaactgaaatattgttttttttttttcttcatacttATTGTAGGTATACTGTACTGTACACTTTTTTCTCTGTTATAATAGATTTTATTTCTGCTGCCACTACTGTGTAACCTTTAGCGGAGGAATCGCTGACTCCCGAGTCACAGGCTCAGTTCAGGCTCAGGCAGGCTAGTTCGGGAGACAAAAGCTGGACCCTGGTGAAACCATTACAAACCTAATTATAAGTTTCTCTGTATCTAGTATAATATCGACACTCTATACTGTGTTAGGTTTTTAAGtgaataaagatttattattattattattagccaCCACACACTAAAATATCATGTGTCTCCCTGTGCAAACTAATACCAATAATGAATCAGGCACCAATTACAAAACAAGTGACTATCATCTGTCCgtgtagccaacgttacaatcgttaacactCCATAGCACGGTCATCTCTCTCTTCCAtgttagtgcgactgtgacagttgcatttcatTCGCCACAGagcgttggctacgcgggctggccTTCCATCGCAACCCAAAGAGAAAGTAGGCACCAACCCTTTTTGGCATTAAGTAccataaatgatttataaaataaataaatgctgcGGAGTCTTAATACACATAGTTGTACTACTGGGCTGTAGTGTGTGGTTTTACAGTATAGTAGCCCGAATATCTCATGTTGTATTTCCTTCATTGGcaaataaaaaatgatatatCTTACAAAAGTGTTCAAAAAGTCTTGGcgtgttaattttaaaatgtatgtcaCGAAGATGATtagaaattaacaaaaaagtacATAAACTGGTACTTACTTGACTCTTAACTTGTATATATTGCCCTTTACATTGTATGACCTTAATAGTGCTTTTAACTTGGTATCATGATGACATAAACTGATGTTCTCTAAAAAAGAGAAGTAGAATATAAGTAGTTATTATAATCCTACATCTCGTAAAGAGTGGCTTGGTTCTCACTCAAGAAACACTGTACACGATTAGTACgactaattaaaacaattgaGTTATGATTATGTAGACGGCGAAAACATCACAACACAACAAACAACGGATTACGAAAGCAAAGATGTTCGATTTGGGTCCGTTCTGAAACTATGTATCTCAGCAACGATCAGATATTTCGCTGAGAGCGCTCTGAATAAACACATGGTTTTgcgaagaagaaaaagaaacaaTCTTAACCCCAATATTAGATCATTTTAGTTtcactaaatttaataattgttggtatacattttatttacaatacttCAAAATCATTAAAGAAATGTTAGTGGACTGAACTACATACAAGTTTCGAACGTACTCTATTAACGTCAAAAATGTCACTGTCAAGATGGTCAGTCACCTTGCCTCCTTGCCCGGCGTTATTCatatttctttgcagatcggatactccaccgaacactgtctatgaccgtaataagattcaaatattagccgtgtcttatccaacctcgtcattggcagaatcatcaacaccttgatggagccataacacgaaaaatttattgattggcgttattcatttattactactattgtattttattagtgcctcaaataatttagaaattaaataaattggaaGTAAAGACGAAAAATAAGAGCGAGAGAGATgagatttttataaatatgatataagtagtaggtattttaaaatataggtatacatgtgttaaaaactatatatatagaACCAAGTGCGTGGTAAAGGAACtaaattttttcatattttttgacttAAATTCTGTCAACCGGCGAAAACTTGTGAAAAATGTGATCATTTCCGACATAGTACAACACCTCAATCATGCACATAGccaataaacattaaatataacaTACTTGTCGTCAATCAGGTATTTCAATGCTTCATTAGATGAATAATTAGCTACAGTATTTCCATTCGTGTGTAATAAACACGTAATAGCATCTAAAAAACCAAAAAATCGTACTAACGTTATTTCTTTTCCTGTAAAATGAACcttattattaattactataGAGCTGAGATTTTGTGGTGAAACATGAAATTAGCCGTCCACACTGATTTCCCCCAATAGACTCCCCATTATCAAGTATAGGGGCTGTATTTCAAAGTTTAATACTTATCAATGTGtagaattataaatatatacttagtgaTGGGGTCATGTTCACCCGAGGCGGCGGGCGACGGCGGCCTCATACAACTCTCTTGTTCCCGACAGTAGCAAGGGTTTGTTAGTGTGGTAGTTAGCTCAGAGGAGCTCAAGCTTAATAAAAATCAGCGGGTTTTTATGCCGGTTTATTGAGAACTAGATTACTTAAGTCTAGGCGTCCTAGGTTATACGCGCGGCGCGGGGGTGAATAGGTATCGGGACGGGGCGGCGTGGACTGTATCCGCGAGAAGGGATCGGTATCCCCTAAGAGTGAAGGGGTTGCCGGACGGGAACGATACGGGAATTGCGGTCAGTGCCCGGGCCCTTACGCGTCTCAAACACGCCGGCACAAATAAGACAGGGGATCAGGAGTCAGCGAGTAATGATTATGGGTCGCAGCATGAATGAGAACCAAATCCCGTTATGAATGTTGtaattcattgaaaatcagGGCTGGTTAAATTGTCTACCGTAGGAAACCATAACTTCACCGTTGGTGCCCAAATACGatcgagtaaaatattaaaataataattttaaacaaccCCGGCTATGGACTGACCTGCCGAAGTTTTCTCTAGGGACAACAGTAtgaagttcttttttttttttttagtttatttcacaaatcacaatatacaatgtacctataattaaagtttcgccaaactgtaaaacagtttgttggcgtcTTAAAATGAGGATTTTACAGATTCTTAAACGGTACGGTATTCTACCTAACatccctggagttgcaggcgtcgaCGTGTCGCGTGATCGCTTATTctgacgggccgtatgcttgctcgCCATCTACGTAGTTAGTATAAAATAActttacaaataaagaaaaatcgacttcaaaaatataaaataaaataactcacCCTGCCCCGTTCCATCCACTTTTTAGATGCGCCAGCAACTGATATACTTGAATTGAAGTCGGTGCCCTAAATTCATCATGGATTCCATATTCAGAATAGATTTGTGAAAAATGCGACCTAAAAAAGTTCgatctgataacttttccattttttacaagcttttatttaacttttaaataacaaaatttccaGTCAATGTTACGCATTATCTATATTATCAGAAACGTGTTCTGAAGATGTTGTTATTAGTGCGTACTACGCCAACATATATTCTCTATTGACTTATGGTGTCATATACTGGGGCAATTCCGTAGACGTGCAGTCCACATTCATTTTGCAAAAGAGGTGCTTAAGAATTATCTATCGTATTAACCACGGACAATCACTAAGAAATGTTTTCAAGAACAAAGGTTTTCTAACTTTAACtggcatatatatatacgaaCTCTGTAAATTTCTTAAGAGTAACAAGAATTACTTTACAACATTAGCTTCCCTCCGCGATAACCTTCGCtctcaatataagtacaatttaaAACTGCCTCTAGTCAGAAATAAAACTTACGATAAAAGCACATATATTACTGCGATTCGAGTCTTTAATCAGCTTCCAgatgaattaaaaatgttagatgACATGGAATTtatacgtagtttaaaaaaatggcttattAAGAATGAATTCTACTCTCTAAaggatttctttgaattatatTCGTCATGATACCGTATAAGTACTCTGTATAGATTGATATGATGTTTTTAACGGAAATGTGTTTCTtacttttaagttagttttaagtgtATATTGTATACCCGAATTGGGTTACCGTTGAAACTTACacatgtacctaattaaataacACCTCTGTAACAcggttgtacaataaagaattatcttatcttatcttatcttatcttgctctgttagtatgtatgtacttttgtgtgggtcaaatcatggaagcta encodes:
- the LOC133532008 gene encoding uncharacterized protein LOC133532008 isoform X2, with product MAANHDVSDYQYTILDMLNADCWREILGYVPVEEIIRSERVSRRWRDRMIEYMQGVNLSVEYLRPCIINILSWDRHPNSRHLTLDREDQPGKSWFEAMLTKLGGNIVFIGTDRIVDFDIAIITWHCPNLEILLLCSIEYYLPLDQLKCCKRLKRISLHTCTIPDEYICQLLCVVPIEELVINNASYVSGMFLSEPKNTKLKTLTISACYLLMTDFFRTAVDLEELTKLELTLNSVEVYRNVHFLLRNTPNLEYLKLVSFDKKINVGSEFSDALSNLSKLKHFYGRYINNSHEGWLEDVAVGCKELKTLDVGNCAGVTASSVITLCRSAGPNLTELGVAWNTELTDSDLAACLKYCPNLEVLDVQGCVQVSAALVGSAAPRARPLRLRLRRTKVPYDMRSKCPWVDLDFEY
- the LOC133532008 gene encoding uncharacterized protein LOC133532008 isoform X1 — protein: MAANHDRVDAHNLFFQVSDYQYTILDMLNADCWREILGYVPVEEIIRSERVSRRWRDRMIEYMQGVNLSVEYLRPCIINILSWDRHPNSRHLTLDREDQPGKSWFEAMLTKLGGNIVFIGTDRIVDFDIAIITWHCPNLEILLLCSIEYYLPLDQLKCCKRLKRISLHTCTIPDEYICQLLCVVPIEELVINNASYVSGMFLSEPKNTKLKTLTISACYLLMTDFFRTAVDLEELTKLELTLNSVEVYRNVHFLLRNTPNLEYLKLVSFDKKINVGSEFSDALSNLSKLKHFYGRYINNSHEGWLEDVAVGCKELKTLDVGNCAGVTASSVITLCRSAGPNLTELGVAWNTELTDSDLAACLKYCPNLEVLDVQGCVQVSAALVGSAAPRARPLRLRLRRTKVPYDMRSKCPWVDLDFEY